The Devosia sp. SD17-2 genome includes a region encoding these proteins:
- the dprA gene encoding DNA-processing protein DprA: MARGDDKYLTPAQRLAWLRLLRADNVGPVTFRQLLNRFGSAEEALEALPALGRSTGRALRIPTLSQAEDEIAAADGYGARLVALGEPDYPPHLAHIPGAPPLITLAGGDNLDWHRSVAIVGARNASSAGIKMTRLLATELGTLGFVIVSGLARGIDAAAHRASLTAGTIAVLAGGFDKIYPDENIPLAHDILDNGGALLTEMPMGWEPRARDFPRRNRLVSGLSLGVVVVEAAKRSGSLITARLALEQNRDVFAVPGSPLDPRAEGGNLLIQQGARLVTSAQDIADTIGHADPARKMLFDPEWVPDPALDSLDALPDADDRARLLSALSSTPIEVDELLTQLALSPAVMQMLLLELDLAARLEWSSGQLVALRYD; encoded by the coding sequence TTGGCGCGGGGGGACGATAAATATCTCACCCCCGCCCAACGCCTCGCCTGGCTCCGGCTTCTGCGCGCCGACAATGTCGGTCCCGTCACGTTTCGCCAGTTGCTCAACCGCTTCGGCTCGGCCGAGGAGGCCCTCGAGGCCCTGCCCGCCTTGGGCCGCTCTACAGGCCGCGCCCTGCGCATTCCGACCCTCTCCCAGGCCGAAGACGAGATCGCCGCTGCCGATGGCTATGGCGCCCGTCTGGTGGCGCTTGGCGAGCCTGACTACCCACCCCACCTTGCCCATATCCCTGGCGCCCCGCCGCTGATCACCCTCGCCGGAGGCGACAACCTCGACTGGCACCGCAGCGTCGCTATCGTGGGTGCTCGCAATGCCTCATCTGCCGGCATCAAGATGACGCGCCTGCTGGCGACCGAGCTGGGCACGCTTGGTTTTGTCATCGTCTCGGGCCTTGCTCGCGGCATCGACGCCGCGGCCCATCGCGCCAGCCTCACCGCCGGAACCATCGCAGTGCTCGCAGGTGGGTTCGACAAGATTTACCCGGACGAAAACATCCCGCTCGCCCACGACATTCTCGACAATGGCGGGGCGCTGCTTACCGAAATGCCCATGGGCTGGGAACCCCGCGCCCGCGACTTCCCAAGGCGTAACCGGCTGGTTTCCGGTCTGTCGCTCGGCGTCGTTGTGGTGGAAGCCGCCAAACGCTCCGGCTCCCTGATCACCGCTCGCCTGGCGCTCGAGCAGAACCGCGATGTCTTCGCCGTGCCCGGCTCTCCGCTCGATCCGCGCGCCGAGGGCGGCAACCTTCTCATCCAGCAGGGCGCGCGCCTCGTCACGTCGGCCCAGGATATTGCCGACACCATCGGCCACGCCGACCCCGCCCGCAAAATGCTGTTTGATCCGGAGTGGGTACCCGATCCGGCGCTCGACAGTCTCGACGCGCTCCCCGACGCCGATGACCGGGCGCGTCTCCTCAGTGCCCTCTCCAGCACGCCGATCGAGGTCGACGAGCTCCTCACCCAGCTCGCGCTATCACCCGCGGTAATGCAGATGCTGTTGCTCGAACTTGATCTCGCCGCCCGCCTCGAATGGTCCAGTGGCCAGCTGGTTGCCCTCCGCTATGATTGA
- the rnr gene encoding ribonuclease R — protein sequence MKNKKPIKQKNTSGPRRSVQPRADALPTREQLLEALAQDADIKGKRDLAKVFGIRGDMRRPFKAMLAELEGDGVITRTRKALRRTAALPHVTVLDIPSDADPDDLHAFPAQWNDEEGEKPRVAVIAGRDARVVPAPGDRILARIDAGDGEIPVYTAKPMKVLDKPRRAHIGIVRMDNEGARLIPIDRKQKEMRIPLGDLGDSKDGDLVEVEVKLSGRLMIPRAKVMNVIGNPASEGAVSMIAIHNLEIPYVFPTSVIREAEEAKEASLKGREDWRDLPLVTIDPPDAKDHDDAVHAAPDNDANNPGGFVVTVAIADVAAYVTPGSALDREAYVRGNSVYFPDRVVPMLPERISNELCSLKEGVPRAALAVRMVLNADGRKVSHSFHRILMRSAAKLSYQQAQAAIDGNADDKTGPLLEPILRPLWDAYAAMVKARDKRGPLDLDLPERKIILDAKGMVADIRIPERLEAHRLIEEMMIAANVAAAETLEQKRTQLLYRVHDEPSSEKLQSLRDFLGSLDIAVKKSDSVRASDFNGILAQARKAGNVEQVSEMVLRSQAQAEYAPENYGHFGLNLDRYAHFTSPIRRYSDLIVHRGLIRALGLGDDGLTDQESLKLAGIGQHLSAAERRAMLAERETSDRLLAQFLAQRIGAKFEGRVSGVTRSGLFIRLLETGADGFIPASTLGQDYYRYVEERQAMIGERTGETFTLGDRVTVRLLEAAPVAGALRFELLSEGVRGNPPSGRRTHKGRSNSFGPKSRRKR from the coding sequence ATGAAGAACAAAAAACCGATCAAACAAAAGAACACTTCTGGCCCCCGCCGGAGCGTTCAGCCGCGCGCCGATGCGCTCCCCACGCGTGAGCAGCTTCTTGAAGCGCTCGCCCAGGACGCTGACATCAAGGGCAAGCGCGACCTCGCCAAAGTGTTCGGCATTCGCGGCGACATGCGTCGCCCGTTCAAGGCGATGCTCGCCGAGCTCGAGGGCGATGGCGTCATCACGCGTACCCGCAAGGCGCTGCGACGCACCGCCGCCCTGCCCCATGTCACCGTGCTCGACATCCCGTCCGATGCCGATCCCGACGATCTGCATGCCTTCCCGGCCCAATGGAATGACGAGGAAGGCGAAAAGCCCCGCGTCGCCGTGATTGCTGGCCGCGATGCCCGCGTCGTGCCTGCCCCGGGCGATCGCATTCTAGCCCGCATCGATGCCGGCGACGGTGAAATCCCGGTCTATACCGCCAAGCCCATGAAGGTGCTCGACAAGCCACGTCGCGCCCATATCGGCATTGTGCGCATGGACAATGAGGGCGCCCGCCTGATCCCGATCGATCGCAAACAGAAGGAAATGCGCATTCCGCTGGGCGATCTCGGCGACTCGAAAGACGGCGATCTCGTGGAAGTCGAGGTCAAGCTCTCCGGCCGCCTGATGATTCCCCGCGCCAAGGTGATGAACGTCATCGGCAACCCTGCCTCTGAAGGCGCGGTGTCGATGATTGCCATCCACAATCTCGAAATTCCCTATGTCTTCCCCACCAGCGTCATTCGCGAGGCAGAGGAAGCCAAGGAAGCGAGCCTAAAGGGCCGCGAAGACTGGCGCGATCTGCCGTTGGTCACCATCGATCCGCCCGATGCGAAGGACCATGACGATGCGGTCCATGCCGCGCCGGACAATGATGCGAACAATCCCGGTGGCTTTGTTGTCACCGTCGCCATTGCCGACGTTGCCGCCTATGTGACGCCGGGCTCGGCGCTCGACCGCGAAGCCTATGTGCGCGGTAATTCGGTCTACTTCCCGGACCGCGTCGTGCCCATGCTGCCCGAGCGCATCTCCAACGAGCTCTGTTCGCTCAAGGAAGGGGTGCCGCGTGCCGCACTTGCCGTGCGCATGGTGCTCAACGCCGATGGCCGCAAGGTCAGCCACAGCTTTCACCGCATCCTGATGCGCTCGGCGGCCAAGCTCAGCTACCAGCAAGCCCAGGCCGCCATTGACGGCAATGCCGACGACAAGACCGGCCCGCTGCTGGAGCCGATCCTGCGGCCCCTCTGGGACGCCTATGCGGCAATGGTCAAGGCGCGCGACAAGCGCGGCCCGCTCGATCTCGATCTGCCCGAACGCAAGATCATCCTCGATGCCAAGGGCATGGTCGCCGACATTCGCATTCCCGAGCGGCTCGAAGCCCATCGCCTCATCGAAGAGATGATGATCGCGGCAAACGTGGCCGCCGCCGAGACACTTGAGCAGAAACGCACCCAGCTGCTCTATCGCGTCCACGACGAGCCATCGTCGGAAAAGCTGCAGTCGCTGCGCGACTTCCTCGGCAGCCTCGATATCGCGGTCAAGAAGTCGGACAGCGTCCGCGCCTCCGATTTCAATGGCATCCTGGCGCAGGCGCGCAAGGCCGGCAATGTCGAGCAGGTCAGCGAAATGGTCCTGCGCAGCCAGGCTCAGGCGGAATATGCGCCGGAGAACTATGGCCATTTCGGTCTCAATCTCGACCGCTATGCCCACTTCACCTCGCCGATCCGCCGCTATTCCGATCTTATCGTCCATCGCGGCCTGATCCGGGCGCTCGGCTTGGGCGATGACGGACTGACCGATCAGGAATCACTCAAGCTCGCCGGTATCGGTCAGCACCTCTCGGCCGCCGAACGTCGCGCCATGCTCGCCGAGCGGGAAACGTCGGACCGCCTTCTCGCGCAGTTCCTGGCCCAGAGAATCGGCGCCAAGTTCGAGGGGCGCGTCTCGGGTGTCACCCGTTCGGGTCTGTTCATCCGCCTGCTCGAAACCGGCGCGGACGGCTTCATTCCCGCCTCGACGCTCGGCCAGGACTACTACCGCTATGTCGAAGAGCGTCAGGCGATGATCGGAGAGCGGACCGGGGAGACCTTCACCCTGGGGGACCGCGTCACTGTCCGTCTTCTCGAAGCGGCGCCGGTCGCCGGCGCGTTGCGCTTTGAACTTCTGTCCGAAGGTGTCCGCGGCAATCCGCCCTCTGGTAGACGGACACATAAAGGACGATCTAACAGCTTCGGGCCCAAGTCCCGAAGGAAGAGGTAG
- a CDS encoding dipeptidase, which yields MTIPFFDGHNDTLLRLIDDARPNKVELFTQGMAEAHIDLPRAKAAGMVGGFFAMFPPPLKTSLGAVAASPSNSEGRLPPELDIGEAQRSTNAMAALMFRLEREGALAVCRNAAEIDAAIDAGKLAAIYHHEGAEAIDTDFNALEVLYAAGFRSLGITWSRANAFGTGVPFRHGSSPDIGPGLSDAGKELVRICDRMGIMIDLSHLNAAGFRDVAAVSTKPLVATHSNVHAICPSTRNLMDWQLAAIRESGGVVGLNYATGFLRPDGKMEPEMEIELMVRHVEALVEALGEDGVALGSDFDGATMPAPIKDVTGVQKLLQALLDKGFGEELVRKIALGNWMSVIGRTMG from the coding sequence ATGACCATTCCATTCTTCGACGGCCACAATGATACGCTTCTGCGTCTGATCGATGACGCGCGCCCCAACAAGGTGGAGCTGTTCACCCAAGGCATGGCGGAAGCCCATATCGACCTGCCGCGCGCCAAGGCGGCAGGAATGGTGGGTGGCTTCTTTGCCATGTTCCCGCCGCCGCTGAAGACCAGCCTCGGCGCCGTGGCGGCCTCGCCCTCCAATTCGGAAGGCAGACTGCCGCCCGAGCTCGACATCGGCGAAGCCCAGCGCAGCACCAATGCCATGGCGGCGCTGATGTTCCGGCTGGAGCGCGAGGGCGCGCTGGCTGTGTGCCGCAACGCTGCCGAAATCGACGCGGCTATCGACGCCGGCAAGCTGGCGGCGATTTATCACCACGAGGGCGCAGAGGCGATCGACACCGATTTCAATGCCCTCGAGGTGCTCTACGCGGCCGGTTTCCGCTCGCTGGGAATCACATGGAGCCGCGCCAATGCCTTTGGCACCGGCGTGCCTTTCCGCCACGGCAGCTCGCCCGATATCGGGCCGGGGCTCAGCGATGCCGGCAAGGAACTCGTGCGTATCTGTGATCGCATGGGGATCATGATCGATCTCAGCCATCTCAATGCCGCTGGTTTTCGCGATGTGGCGGCAGTGTCGACCAAGCCGCTGGTGGCGACGCACTCCAATGTCCACGCCATCTGCCCGTCGACACGAAACCTGATGGATTGGCAGCTGGCGGCCATTCGCGAGAGCGGCGGCGTGGTCGGGCTCAACTATGCCACCGGCTTCCTGCGCCCCGACGGCAAGATGGAGCCGGAGATGGAAATCGAGCTGATGGTGCGCCATGTCGAGGCGCTCGTCGAGGCGCTCGGCGAGGACGGCGTTGCTCTCGGCAGCGATTTTGACGGAGCTACGATGCCGGCGCCTATCAAGGATGTTACCGGGGTGCAGAAATTGCTTCAGGCGCTGCTCGACAAGGGGTTTGGCGAAGAGCTGGTGCGCAAGATCGCACTGGGCAACTGGATGTCGGTGATCGGGCGAACGATGGGGTGA
- a CDS encoding DUF1993 domain-containing protein produces MTLSIYSASVPVFARMLGNLLAIFGKAEIYAAENGIDLQSFVDTRLAPDMHPLRNQVQIATDGAKGVTSRLAGKPVPSWADDEVSWEDLKGRLQKGIDYLATFSAEDFAGADEREITLTLGGREMQMRGEDYLLRIGQPNFYFHVTTAYAILRHKGVPIGKRDYLS; encoded by the coding sequence ATGACTTTGTCCATCTATTCGGCCTCGGTGCCGGTGTTTGCGCGTATGCTCGGGAATTTGCTGGCCATCTTCGGCAAGGCGGAAATTTACGCCGCCGAAAACGGCATCGATTTGCAGAGCTTCGTCGACACCCGTCTGGCCCCGGACATGCATCCGCTGCGCAATCAGGTGCAGATCGCGACCGATGGCGCCAAGGGCGTCACCTCGCGTCTCGCCGGTAAGCCGGTCCCCAGCTGGGCGGACGATGAAGTCTCCTGGGAGGATCTCAAGGGCCGCCTCCAGAAGGGCATTGATTATCTTGCCACTTTTTCGGCCGAAGACTTTGCTGGCGCTGACGAGCGCGAGATCACCCTGACCCTGGGCGGCAGGGAAATGCAGATGCGTGGCGAGGACTACCTTCTCCGCATCGGCCAGCCGAACTTCTACTTCCACGTCACCACGGCCTACGCCATCCTGCGCCATAAGGGCGTCCCCATCGGCAAGCGCGACTACCTCAGCTGA
- the topA gene encoding type I DNA topoisomerase has product MKVVVVESPAKAKTINKYLGKDYEVLASFGHVRDLPAKDGSVRPDEDFAMSWEVDTAAKKRIADIAGALKGADGLILATDPDREGEAISWHILDVLRAKKALKKDVPVQRVVFNAITKDAVTAAMAKPRDIDMPLVDAYLARRALDYLVGFTLSPILWRKLPGSRSAGRVQSVALRLVSDRESEIEKFKPQEYWSVEAQLAQAGKSFLARLFSVDGKRTDKLDITSGDDAAELKKLIEAGQFNVSNVEKKPTKRNPYAPFTTSSLQQDASSRLGLSPSRTMQIAQRLYEDGLITYMRTDAVQMAPEGIAMARSVIGKYFGEEYLPEKARVYQTKAKNAQEAHEAIRPTDMFKRPESLSLDPDQQKLYSLIWKRTLASQMASAEIDRTSVDIAVNVPGRAVALRATGSVVTFPGFLTLYGVEAKTDAEEEDDEGRELPPLKVGDKPDLKKVEIEQHFTQPPARYTEASLIKKMEELGIGRPSTYAATLTTLKDRNYVKLEGKALHPEDRGRIVTAFLESFFNRYVEYGFTAGLEEQLDQVSAGELDYKVLLRDFWKDFTAATEEIKDLRVSEVLDALNDLLADHIFPPREDGTERRQCPTCGTGTLSLKLGKFGAFIGCSNYPECKHTTQLSDAANGNAAQAGAGDGVLGTDPESGEEVHLKTGRFGPYVQLGDGKEPKRSSLPKGWEPDSLTLEKALQLLSLPREVGLHPETGLPISAGLGRYGPFILHDGKYANLPDVEEVFTVGINRAVDLIAQKAAGGFTRGGGAAVAAIQTFEHDAGPITVRAGRYGPYVNQGKINATIPKDVKPEDVTLDQAIAWIAARAEVTGTKVKKAPAKKAAAKKPAAKKATTKKAAADDETAEKKPAAKKPAAKKAAPKKAAAKSTVTDEDVPF; this is encoded by the coding sequence ATGAAGGTCGTCGTCGTTGAAAGTCCGGCCAAGGCCAAGACAATCAACAAATATCTGGGCAAGGACTATGAAGTCCTGGCCAGTTTCGGCCATGTCCGCGACTTGCCCGCCAAGGACGGTTCGGTGCGTCCGGATGAAGATTTCGCCATGTCCTGGGAAGTCGACACCGCCGCAAAGAAGAGGATTGCCGACATTGCCGGCGCGCTCAAGGGCGCTGACGGTCTGATCCTGGCAACCGACCCTGATCGCGAAGGCGAGGCCATTTCCTGGCATATTCTGGACGTCCTGCGCGCCAAGAAAGCGCTCAAGAAGGACGTGCCGGTGCAGCGCGTCGTGTTCAACGCCATTACCAAGGATGCCGTCACGGCAGCCATGGCCAAGCCGCGCGACATCGACATGCCGCTGGTTGACGCCTATCTCGCGCGCCGCGCCCTCGATTATCTCGTGGGCTTCACGCTCTCGCCGATCCTGTGGCGCAAGCTGCCCGGCTCGCGTTCGGCCGGCCGCGTGCAGTCGGTGGCCCTCCGCCTCGTCTCGGACCGCGAATCCGAGATCGAAAAATTCAAGCCGCAGGAATACTGGTCCGTCGAGGCGCAGCTGGCCCAGGCCGGCAAGAGTTTCCTCGCGCGTCTGTTCTCCGTCGATGGCAAGCGCACCGACAAGCTCGACATCACGTCGGGTGACGACGCTGCCGAGCTGAAAAAGCTGATCGAAGCCGGCCAGTTCAACGTCTCCAACGTCGAGAAGAAGCCGACCAAGCGCAATCCGTATGCGCCGTTCACCACCTCGTCGCTGCAGCAGGATGCGTCTTCGCGCCTCGGCCTCTCGCCCAGCCGCACCATGCAGATCGCCCAGCGCCTCTACGAGGATGGGTTGATCACCTATATGCGTACCGACGCCGTGCAGATGGCCCCCGAGGGCATCGCCATGGCGCGCTCGGTCATCGGCAAATATTTCGGTGAAGAATATCTCCCGGAAAAAGCCCGCGTCTATCAGACCAAGGCCAAGAACGCCCAGGAGGCCCACGAGGCCATCCGCCCCACCGACATGTTCAAGCGCCCCGAGAGCCTCAGCCTCGATCCCGACCAGCAAAAGCTCTATTCGCTGATCTGGAAGCGCACGCTCGCCTCGCAGATGGCCTCGGCCGAGATCGACCGCACCAGCGTCGACATCGCCGTCAACGTCCCCGGACGTGCCGTCGCCCTGCGCGCCACCGGCTCGGTCGTCACCTTCCCCGGCTTCCTCACGCTCTATGGCGTCGAGGCCAAGACCGATGCCGAGGAAGAAGATGACGAGGGGCGCGAACTGCCGCCCCTCAAGGTCGGCGACAAGCCGGACCTCAAGAAGGTCGAGATCGAGCAGCATTTCACCCAGCCGCCCGCCCGCTACACCGAGGCGAGCCTGATCAAGAAGATGGAAGAGCTCGGCATCGGCCGGCCGTCCACCTATGCGGCCACGCTGACGACGCTCAAGGACCGCAACTACGTCAAGCTCGAGGGCAAGGCGCTGCATCCCGAAGATCGCGGCCGCATCGTCACCGCCTTCCTCGAGTCGTTCTTCAACCGCTATGTCGAATACGGCTTTACCGCGGGCCTTGAAGAGCAGCTCGACCAGGTCTCGGCCGGCGAACTCGACTACAAGGTGCTGCTGCGTGATTTCTGGAAGGATTTCACCGCCGCCACCGAGGAAATCAAGGATCTGCGCGTGTCGGAAGTTCTCGACGCGCTCAATGATCTGCTGGCGGACCATATCTTCCCGCCGCGCGAAGACGGCACCGAGCGTCGTCAGTGCCCGACCTGCGGCACCGGCACGCTCTCGCTCAAACTCGGCAAGTTCGGCGCCTTCATCGGCTGCTCGAACTATCCCGAGTGCAAGCACACGACCCAGCTCTCCGACGCTGCCAATGGCAATGCCGCCCAGGCTGGCGCCGGTGACGGCGTCCTCGGCACCGATCCCGAGAGCGGCGAAGAAGTCCATCTCAAGACCGGTCGCTTCGGCCCCTATGTCCAGCTTGGCGACGGCAAGGAGCCCAAGCGCTCCTCCCTGCCCAAGGGCTGGGAGCCCGACTCGCTGACGCTCGAAAAGGCGCTCCAGCTGCTGTCGCTGCCGCGCGAAGTCGGTCTCCACCCGGAAACCGGCCTGCCGATTTCGGCAGGTCTCGGGCGCTATGGCCCATTCATCCTCCACGACGGGAAATACGCCAATCTCCCTGATGTTGAAGAGGTTTTTACCGTCGGCATCAACCGCGCGGTCGATCTCATCGCGCAAAAGGCCGCTGGCGGCTTCACGCGTGGCGGCGGCGCTGCCGTGGCTGCGATCCAGACCTTTGAGCATGACGCCGGCCCGATCACGGTCCGCGCCGGTCGCTATGGCCCCTATGTCAATCAGGGCAAGATCAACGCGACCATCCCCAAGGATGTCAAACCCGAGGACGTCACGCTCGATCAGGCCATCGCCTGGATCGCTGCCCGCGCCGAGGTTACCGGCACCAAGGTGAAGAAGGCCCCGGCCAAGAAGGCTGCAGCCAAAAAGCCCGCGGCCAAGAAAGCGACCACCAAGAAGGCCGCTGCCGACGACGAGACTGCCGAGAAAAAGCCGGCTGCCAAGAAGCCTGCTGCCAAAAAGGCTGCCCCGAAGAAGGCCGCAGCAAAATCGACCGTCACCGACGAAGACGTGCCGTTCTGA
- a CDS encoding DUF983 domain-containing protein: MTEQTSTVLNAPEERLVGQSIWRGTLCRCPHCGKGKMFRKYLKVADECATCGEELKYHRADDFPPYIAITIVGHIIIFLMMHMDMEYQVSPFFYLVTMIPLSIILSLALLPPIKGAIVGWQWASRMYGFGAVRND; encoded by the coding sequence ATGACCGAGCAGACATCAACTGTTCTCAACGCCCCTGAAGAGCGCCTTGTCGGCCAGTCGATCTGGCGCGGCACGCTCTGTCGTTGTCCGCATTGCGGCAAGGGCAAGATGTTCCGGAAGTATCTCAAGGTTGCCGACGAGTGCGCGACCTGCGGCGAAGAGTTGAAATATCACCGCGCCGATGACTTCCCGCCCTACATCGCCATCACCATCGTGGGCCACATCATCATCTTCCTGATGATGCACATGGATATGGAGTATCAGGTCAGCCCGTTCTTCTACCTGGTCACCATGATTCCGCTGTCCATCATCCTGTCGCTGGCCCTGCTGCCCCCCATCAAGGGCGCGATCGTCGGCTGGCAGTGGGCAAGCCGCATGTATGGTTTCGGCGCCGTCCGCAACGACTGA
- the plsY gene encoding glycerol-3-phosphate 1-O-acyltransferase PlsY, which translates to MPTDFFPLILALVLGYLSGSIPFGLILTRAAGLGDIRNIGSGNIGATNVLRTGNKKIAAATLILDALKAAVPVLVARYFWGEEAAMLAAVGAFFGHCFPVWLGFKGGKGVAVMIGSLFALAWPVGIIFCAVWLIVAFARKISSLAALTAAATAPIFAYLFGSPLLSMTVIALALLLFFQHRENIARLLAGTEPTIGGSKKAA; encoded by the coding sequence ATGCCGACCGACTTTTTCCCGCTCATTCTCGCGCTCGTGCTCGGCTATCTGTCCGGCTCGATCCCCTTTGGGCTGATCCTGACGCGGGCGGCCGGTCTCGGCGACATCCGCAATATCGGCTCGGGCAATATCGGCGCCACCAATGTGCTGCGCACCGGAAACAAGAAAATTGCCGCCGCCACCCTGATCCTCGACGCCCTCAAGGCTGCGGTGCCGGTTCTCGTCGCCCGCTATTTCTGGGGCGAGGAAGCCGCAATGCTGGCCGCAGTCGGCGCCTTCTTCGGCCACTGCTTTCCGGTCTGGCTTGGCTTCAAGGGCGGCAAGGGTGTCGCCGTCATGATCGGCTCGCTCTTCGCGCTCGCATGGCCTGTGGGCATCATCTTCTGCGCCGTGTGGCTGATCGTTGCTTTCGCACGGAAAATCTCCTCGCTGGCGGCCCTCACGGCAGCGGCAACGGCGCCTATCTTCGCCTATCTCTTCGGCAGCCCGCTTTTGTCGATGACGGTGATCGCGCTCGCCTTGCTGCTCTTCTTCCAGCATCGTGAAAACATTGCCCGGCTTCTCGCCGGAACCGAGCCGACTATCGGCGGCTCGAAGAAAGCCGCCTGA
- a CDS encoding IS110 family transposase, translating into MIHDTLFVGIDVSKTHLDVHTHPAGKSWRCSTGPEALAELTQRLARLGPLAIGLEASGGYEARVAESLHAAGLEVHVLAPARIRSYARGIGQLAKTDKIDAALIARYLQAVRASLTPYVSDPIRQRLSAFTAHRRRIVAEKSGLVSQLDTIDEPLVRSLIEERLAAIALEIKRIEAAITALLADNRQLQQRQARLRQVTGVGPVLAIALLADMPELGKVSAKVAAALIGVAPYARQSGASDRNGRCLGGRKHLRDIAYMAVLSAIKVKDPVLGDFYQRLRLRGKPFKLAMIATVRKLITILNAIARQEPAFQQ; encoded by the coding sequence ATGATACACGACACCCTCTTCGTTGGCATCGACGTTTCCAAGACGCATCTGGACGTTCATACCCATCCCGCTGGCAAATCCTGGCGTTGCAGCACTGGACCGGAGGCGCTCGCCGAGCTGACGCAGCGCCTGGCCAGACTGGGGCCGTTGGCCATCGGGCTCGAAGCCTCGGGAGGCTATGAAGCCCGCGTGGCCGAGAGCCTGCATGCCGCTGGCCTTGAAGTGCATGTTCTAGCCCCGGCGCGGATCCGCAGTTACGCGCGGGGTATCGGCCAATTGGCCAAAACCGACAAGATCGATGCCGCTCTGATCGCGCGTTATCTGCAGGCCGTGCGCGCCAGCTTGACCCCTTATGTGTCTGATCCGATCCGACAAAGGCTGAGCGCGTTCACAGCCCATCGGCGGCGGATCGTTGCGGAAAAGAGCGGCCTTGTCAGTCAGCTCGATACCATCGACGAGCCGCTTGTGCGCAGCCTGATCGAGGAGCGTCTGGCGGCCATCGCCCTGGAGATCAAACGCATCGAAGCGGCCATCACTGCCCTTCTCGCCGACAATCGCCAGCTCCAGCAGCGCCAGGCGCGGCTGCGGCAGGTGACCGGCGTCGGTCCGGTTCTGGCGATCGCCTTACTGGCCGACATGCCCGAGCTCGGCAAGGTCTCCGCCAAGGTGGCCGCAGCACTCATCGGCGTTGCCCCTTATGCCCGCCAATCGGGCGCATCGGATCGCAACGGCCGCTGTCTTGGCGGACGAAAACATCTGCGCGATATCGCCTACATGGCCGTGCTCAGCGCCATCAAGGTGAAAGACCCCGTTCTCGGCGACTTCTATCAAAGACTGCGCCTGCGCGGAAAACCCTTCAAACTCGCCATGATCGCAACGGTGAGAAAACTCATCACAATCCTCAACGCCATCGCCCGACAGGAACCGGCATTCCAACAGTGA
- the rpmG gene encoding 50S ribosomal protein L33: protein MAKAATIKIKLVSTADTGFFYVTKKNARTQTEKLAFKKYDPVVRKHVEFKEAKIK from the coding sequence ATGGCAAAAGCCGCCACCATCAAGATCAAGCTCGTGTCGACTGCCGATACCGGCTTCTTCTACGTGACCAAGAAGAACGCTCGCACCCAGACTGAAAAGCTGGCGTTCAAGAAGTACGACCCCGTCGTCCGCAAGCACGTCGAATTCAAGGAAGCCAAGATCAAGTAA